In the genome of Haloprofundus halobius, the window TCGCGAACGCGCGGGAAGGCGGCGTGAGTGGCACCGAACGGGTTGGGAACCAGGACAGATGTTCAGTACATGTGTTCACTACAATCATCAATGGTGTTCAGTCATTGGTGTGTCTGACGTACCTTCAAGAGGGATGCCACACATGTCGCGTACATGTTAGCGTACTCGACATACAGCGAGGCCGGCGGGGTGGGCAAAACCACCACCGCGGCGAACTTGGCTGTCGCGCACGCACGGGCGGGACTGAAACCGCTCGTCGTTCCACTCGACCCGCAGGACGGAGACCTGTCTCGACTGTTCGGCGTCGACGACCAGCGGACCGACCCTGTCGACAATCTGGTTCGACACATGATTCGGCGCCCGAAAGGCGAGTTTCAGGACCTCGTCCGGACGGTCGAGGGCGTCGACATCGTCCCCGAACACAACATGCTCTCGGACCTCGCGGAGTACCTTCAACGCGAGAAAGATCAAGCGGAGGCGATGGGCGAAGCTTTCGGGGTGCATGCTCAACTCCTCCGCGTCCTCCGCGAGGCGAACGTCCCGGACGAGTACGACGTCCTCATCTGTGACCCCCCGGCGACGGAAGGGCCGCACCTCTACAACGCGATTCACGCCACCCGGTCGCTCGTCATCCCCGTCGAACCTAGTGCGAAAGGACGCGCAGCGGTCGAAGGACTGGAAGCGCTCGTCGCCGGCTTCGAAGAGCAACTCGAAATCGACGTCGGCGTACTCGCGGCCGTCCCTATCGGGTTCAAAAACACGCGAGACCAGCGGACCGTCCTCGAAGAGATCAACTACGCCATTCCGGAGATCGTCGGTGAGCGCGCGTCGCTGATGGAAGGCAGTTGGATGCAGCAGTGTTCGGCGTTCACCTACGTCCGCGAGCACCGCGACCGTCGCCGCAATTACGAACTGGAGACGCTCGCGCAGTTCGACCGACTCGCCCGACATCTGGAAGCGGAGGTCGGTATCGAGGCACCCAACCCGCCGGAACCGGGTGACGTCGAGCACGAGGTGATGGCACCATGACCGGGATGAAGGAAGGCGCTGGCGAAGACCCGTTCGCGGAGGACACCGAGACAGAAGAACCGAATGATAAACCCGATGATGCGATAGAGTATTCCAGTTCGAGCGAAGAGTCGAACGAGGAGACCGAATCGACGGCGCGAGAGCAGTCGACAACGCAACGGACGATGCAGATTCCGTACAAATTCCGCCGCGACGGCGTTCAAGACGGGCGAACCCGCGTCCCGCTGTTTCTCCAACCCGAGACGAAAAACGCCGAACGTGACGCGCTTCGCGAGATGGAAGAGCGGTTCAACGACGATGTTTCCCTGACCGATCTCCGGGAGGCCCTGATGCGAGTCGGACTCGAACATCTCGACGAGGCCGAAGACCACCTCAAAGAGTGGGGCTACGGTATGACGTTCGAGTAAGCGTAGCCGAGAGCGGTACGTGACCGTTTTCCATCGGGACGAGAGTTCGACGAGTCCGACCCGACTGCAGTCATTCGAACACCGGCCTCTCTAGGTCGTCGGCTTCGAGTGCGGACGGCTCGTGAACGTACTCGCGGTAAATGTGATGTGCGGCCGTCCCGCCGTAGGAGACGGCGAAACTACCACAGACGAGCATCAGATACGACATCTCGTGGGCGTGCGCGAACGAACACAGCAAAATCATGGTAGCCGCGATGAACGCGTGGAACGCGAGGAACGGTCGGTAGTCGTCGGTAGTCATCGGTAGATAGGTCTCTGTCTCTCGGGCAACGCCGGTCACGGGGCCCGTACGCTGACGGTGAGGGCGGGTTTCGACCCCTGTCTCGACGAAACCGTCATAGGTCGGGACTAACAGTTCTTTTGTTTTGTTTTCCGTTGTGGGTCGTCGTGGGCGTCGCCGGAAAGCACCGCCCGAATTCGCCCAGTAGACCGCTCAGCTGAGGATGAGCGGTCCGACGGTGAGCGTCTGTTTTGCGACCGTCGCAAGCCGGAGCACGTAGGCGGTGAACACCAAGAACGGGGTGACAGAGAGCGCGAACGCGATGCTAACGGCCCAGAGCATCGTTTCGAGGCCCAGTAACGTGCCGCCGAACGTGGTCGGGTCGACGAACACCACCATCCCACCGGCGACAATGAGCGCCGGAATCGACGCATACAGAATCGCACGCGACAGTTTCACCAGCGCCCACTGAATGTACAACACTTTGACGTACTCGCGGACGGGGCCGAACATCGTCACCGCCTCCAACATCTCCCGAAACGCCGTCCGCTGTGCGTCGGTGAGATCGTCTCTGAACCGCTCGCCGAGTTGACGGATGTCGTACATCTTCCGGGCGTAGTTGAAATCCAGCGCCGGGGAGATGACGGCGAACGTTCCGAAGTCCGCACCTTCGAGTTCGTCGTACGCCGTATCGGCGTTTCCTTTCAGGTCTTCGACGTACGTCTCGACGGTTGTCCGTAGCTCGTCGTTGTCGCTGTCAGCAACAGCCTCTCTGAGGGCGTTCGCTCGCTGTTCGCTCGTCTCGATGAGTTTTCGGAGGAACACCGCGGGATCTGCGGGCGTAATCTCGCCGAACAGCTCATCGGTGTTCTGATAGAAGTCCATCGTCGTGTCCATCCGGGCTCGTTGGGTTCCCAAGGAGCCGATCTCTTGTGAGAGCACGAGCTGGTTGATCGAGACGACGAGCGTCGTACTCGTGATGATAGCGCCGACGAGTCCCGAGAAGACCGTCTCGACCATGTCGCTGGTCTCCATCATCGACTGCAGCAACACCGGCTTGAGAAGCCCGAACAGCATGAACGAACCGAATACGAGGAGCGCGAGTCCCCCAACGATGATCCAGCGATTCGCGCTGAGCAACAACCAGAACAGATACCTGTTCAGGTCGGTTCGACGTCGAAGCCGATCCGCCGTCGAGAGGCTCGTCTCGGTACCGGAGTCACTCATCGTACACCGGCCGTTTCAGTATCAGCAGCTTCGTCCCGCCTTTGTCGTAGTCGATAGTCGCGGTCAGTTCCCACCCGTCCGCGCCGAGGTCGTTGAGTTCGGCGGTCGGGTCGATCGTCTCGCGTTTGGTCAGCCCTTTCGGCGGTTCGATGGTCTTGTACTCCCACGCCGGTCGCTGATTCGTCCCCATACACCCTACACACGATACACTCAGATGAATTACTACTGGTCAGGTGACCCGTGGCTTCCTGTTTCAACGACGCGCTTTGCAGGCACGACACGGAACGACGAATCGTCGCTCGCGTTCGCACCCGTAGGGAGCGCAGTCTCCGCAGGCGTTGATGCGGTCTCTTCGAGGAGAACCGTGGAGTTGTTCCCCATAATCTTCACGCAAATGCGAGGAGGAAGCCTACGGCTTTAGCCGTGGGAGGAATCCGACTACCTGCTGCACAAACTACGAACGATAGCAGTCCGACTCCCCTACGACTTCAGTCGTTGGTTGCTGACACCCCCTCCAGTAGTTCCGGAGTTATCACCCGAATAGACGCTAGCAGCCGCGAAATACGAGAAATACCGTTGCTACGGAAGAAGTGGTCTGTACGGGGAGGATACCTCGTTGATGGAGAGAATCACTAACGGAGTATAAACGTTCTGTTTCGACACTCCGAATTCGATCCCGACACTTCGGCCACACCAGTATTTCCGGAGCTTCCGGAGAAGCGCGAGCGTCGAACACCCTCACTCCACCATTTCCTAAGCTATTGGCTCCGAAGGTAGGGGAGGCCTCGGGAAAGAGGAGGATGCTGCCGGGTTCGCGTGCGAAGTGATATTCAAGATACACAAAATGCGAATATAACAAATAAATTATGTTTTGTGTTCTATCTACTACGGGTATGGTTGAATACGTTTTTTATTAAATCTTTCTCTCCAGCAGTTCTCCGTCTCCACGGGTGGGGGTTCGTGAACACGATAGCTTCGGAAATAGTGGAGTGAGAGGGTGTAATAAATGACCGAGGCTCCGGAACCGGTGGTGTGTCCCGAGTATTAATATCTTCGAGCTTCGGACGCTCCGGAAGCGGTGGTTTTATCTCGGTCCTCTATGTGCGTTTCTCACATGGGGATGTTCGAGCGAGACCGCCTCGTGTTCGCCGATGCCGAACCTCTGGACGACTCGTACGAACCGGAGGACATCCGCGAGCGGGACAAGGAACTCGCGAAGTACCAGCGCGCGCTGCAGCCGATAATCGACAACCGCCCGACCTCGAACATCTTCCTGTACGGGAAGACGGGGACGGGGAAGACAGTCGCGACCAAGTTCATGCTCTCACACCTCGAACACGACGCCGAGAAGTACGACGACATCGACCTTTCGACCGTCTGGGTCGGCTGTGAGAACCTCTCCTCGTCGTATCAGGTCGCAGTATCGCTCGTGAACGAACTCCGCCTCGAGAAGGGAAAGGACAGAATCAGCACGACTGGCTACTCTCAACAACGGGTCTTCGACATCCTCTACGAGGAGCTCGACTCCTTCGGTGACACCGTCGTCATCGTCCTCGACGAGATCGACAACATCGGCGACTCCGACGACATCCTCTACGGACTTCCCCGCGCTCGCTCGAACGGCTACGTCGAGAACGTCCAGCCCGTCATCGTCGGAATCAGCAACGACTTCCAGTTCAGAGACAGCCTCTCCCCGAAGGTCAAAGACACACTCGCCGAAAAGGAGATCCTCTTTCCGCCGTATGACGCGAATCAACTCCGTTCGATTCTGGAGCCGCGGGCGGAGAAAGCGTTTCACGACGATGTACTCGAAGGCGACGTCGTTCCGCTGTGTGCTGCGCTCTCCGCCCAAGACACCGGCTCCGCTCGCCAGGCGATTCGGCTCCTCCGGGAAGCGGGCGAACTCGCACAGGCCGAGGACGTCGCCACCGTCACCGACGACCACGTCCGAGGCGCACAGGACGAACTCGAAAAGAACCAACTGTACGAGGGAATGCAGGAACTCACGACGCAGGGTCACGTCGTCCTCTGCGCGCTCGCGTACCACGAAGCGCGTGACGATGTGCCGGTTCGCTCTCGCGACCTCTACGAGCAGTACGTGAATATCTGTAATCAGCTCGACGCCGATAGCGTGAGCGGTCGTCGAGTTCGCGACCACCTCTCCGATCTTAACATGCTCGGACTGATCAACGTCTACGAACGAAACGAGGGGCTCTCCGCCGGCCGGTATCACGAGTACGAACTCAATGTACCGCTGGATGCGGTGCTCAACGTATTGCTCTCGATCTCTCGGTTCGAGGAGATTGCCGAATCGATTCAGTCGAACGCGACTCAGAACGACGTCCTTCAGTCGGATATCTCCGATTACTGAGTCGCTGGTTTGGTACCCCGACGGCCCGCTTTCTATCAGAAGCTTCGGAAACGGTGGAGTGTGCATAATTTCTACGAGTGAGAATCCATCTACGAAAATACTGTGTGGTTGAGAATAACCGGTCGAAATAGCTCCGGAAACGGTGGAGTGCGGGGAGTACCGTGAGTGTCTAGCTCCAAGAAAAGACCGGAATCGGACACACCTACCGAGACAGGGCAAGAACCTTGTTTTCCGTTGGGGTTCCCCCAACGAAGAAAACGGTGAACCCCAGGTAAATATAATATAAGTCCAAAGGTAATCCAGTTCGTTGGACTGGCGTTCATCGCCTACTCACTACGCATCGCGGTGAATCGCTGAGTCAGTAATTTATTGTTTCAAAATCAATTCAGTAGTTGTCGGATTCCCTCCCGCCGTGAAGGACGGAATTCCCTCCTTACAGGAAGATGGTGGCATCTTTTATTGCTCGAATCTCTGATCGTCGGTTTCAGGTCCGTTCAGTCGTTCGAGGTACTTGGCTGGAACGCGCTTGACGGTGAATGTTCCTTCTCCCCGTTTGTCGATCTCATAGCCGTCTTGCTTCATCTTACTGGCGTCGATAGCAAGCACAACAGGACTGTCAGCGTGTCGTCGCCCGACAACCCGCGCCTCCTCAACCGTTTCTGAGAGATGGACGTACTGCCGCGACATCGGCCGCAATCCCTCCTCGAAAATTTCATCAAGCGCCCCCGGGTTGGTTCCGTGATACAGTCGATTTGGTACTGTCGACTCGGTCGCTTCGAGATCGACATCGATTGAGTGACCGTAGGCAGCACGAATCCGGCCATCTTGACGCTCAAACCGTCCCTTCTCGTCAGCTTCGATGACTGCCACAACCTGTCTGAGTTCAGCCCACGCGTATTTGTCTGTGACAGTATCGATGAGGGAATCAAAGTCGGACCATCCCTGTAGATTGATGGACAAACCGACATCATCGGGAAAGTGACGTAACGCACCACTCATAAACTTCGAGAGTTGACGTCGACGTTTTTCATTGAGCACAGGCTCGCCTTCATCGCCGCAAACGGGGCAGCTACCATCAGCGAAATAACCGTGGTCGTCGCAGACTCGAATCACGACTCGACAACTTGGATCGCGACCGACTTGTGGCTCACGTCTCTATCACACCGTCTCGACCTTTCGTGGCCAAAGGAGGTGTCTACAGACTCAATCGTGAGTTGATGACAATGTGGGGAGTACGTCGGACAGATTATAGAGGTGTACATCGTTTCGCGCCTCAGCTGCGTGTTTGACATCGTCGGTGTATCCCGAGCGGCTGAACAAGACATAGAGCGGCTCGGTATTTGCAGGCTCATCTCCCCATTGCACCTCCGCCGCTGTTTGTTCGAGATTTAAGAGAACCTCCTCACTTACTGGTGGAGACGTGAACTTACCTTACCGACCACAAGCCCCTCTTCGCTCAAGCCAACGACGTCCAGTTCGTGCTGTTTGAACCACCATTGGCCAACATTGATGAAGCGTCGGTTGATCAGCTGTGGTAGTGCGTGCTGACAAAGTCGCTCAAACAACGGGCTCACGTAATCTGTAATCTCGGGTTTGACGAATTCGTCGTATGCCTTCTCGCCGGGGATGCGAAGCCGGTCTTGGTTGTCGTATACGAACCGGAACCAAAATCGGAACAACGGCGCGGCAATCCGATACCGCCTCGTTTCGACGCTGTCGGAGATTCCGTCACGGGAATGTGGCGTCAACGAGGCGGAGCCGCCGAAGCTTTTGCAAATACACACTAAGCGATTGTGACTCTACACCAGCCATGCTGCGATTTCGTTCGGTGTCCGACGGCCATGTGTAAGCACACAAAGGATACTAAAGTACGTGTTCGGCTGTCGGAATTCCGTCCGAAGCAAGAATTCCGGTTCCGAATATAGAAGCCCACGCTCAGAAAGAATCGGCTGTTGGACGCTCGTCGCCAGCGACTGCTCAGAGTCAATTGTTTGGAGGTAGTGCAGGGTCCCACCGTAGATCGCCCACGCCGTGATAGCCGTCTCGATGTCATACTCTGGGAAGAAATGACGCGCATCACCAGCTGAGAGCGGTTTCAGATCGATCGTTGCGGTCCGACGACCGTACAACGGCGCACTTCCAGACAAGACCTTCTCCTCTATGACGCTGATCGACGACCCGACAAGGACGAGCGTCATATCCGTTTCTTGTAACTGCATGTCCCAGACGCGTTGAATCCGCGACGGGAGGGACTCGTCTTCCTCGATGAGAAACGGGAACTCGTCGATAACGACGATAGCGTCTTCTCCCCCAAGCACTTCGAGCAGCGCCTCCCAGTCTCGACGAACATTCCGTACCGACGGGAACTGCGTCGCCGTCGAGTCAACGAACTGACAATTAGATTTTGCGCAGTTGATTCGACTGCCTGATAATACACCGCGTCGTCTCGATCTGCGATGGACTGTCGGACTAACCGCTCTTTCCAAGCCGCCGCCGTGGTATTACAAACAGCTCGTAATCATCTATCGAAAGAAAGTCACTATGACGATAAGATGGAAACTCTCAAACAGTATCTCAAGAAGTCTATAGTAATCGTTAGAACTAATTACTCAGAAAATGTATGAATGAGTCATGAAACGCCTCACCGGTATCACGGTTGACGACCTCCAAAATGTCCTCGAGTCTGTTGACGATAAAAAGCCGGCTCAACGCCTGTTCGTGGCGATTGCGTACAAAAACGGCGTTACACAATCGGAGCTCGCCAAGTGGTTCGACGTCGAACGAAAGACGATCTATAACTGGCTCACGCGACTCGAAGAACGGGATTTCGAGTGTGCCGTGCTCGACGAGGATCGGCCGGGGAGACCGCGGAAACTTACTGATGAGCAGCTCAATGAACTCGAATCAGTTCTTCAGAACCCACCGACGGGATCCAGGTTCGATGCTCCTGCCTGGACGACAGAATTGCTCCAGAGATTCATCCGAGACCAGTTCAATATCGATTACTCACGACCGAGCTGTCGACGGTTAATGAAGGAAGCTGGGTTGAACTACCAGACGCCCCGAAAAGCCGCCGCCGAGGCAGATGTCGAGGACCCCCAAGCGCTCGAAAAGAAGTTAAAAAAACTTAGTCACGTCTGGATACCTAGCTAGTCTGCATCGACCACACGAGGACTCTAGCCGAGCCGAGCCGACCCAGGCGTGATTTCCCCGCGGATTGGAGCTGTCGGTCGATTTATCCGGTCAGCGGGACTATATATGGATGTGCTCGGCATAGTTTTAGAGGATGGCGAGGCGTTCTACTGTAAATCGGGCGAGTGCATCACCGGGGAGTACACATGGAAATTTATGCTCGTGCTGAGTGAGGAATTTGACGAGGATTTGTTTGTCCTCAATGACGCTCCGTATTTTCGCACCTCTAAGGTTACTGAGTCGGAAAATCGAGACGACATCGATTTCGTTCAACTGCCACCATATTCACTTGATATGAAGCCAGTTGAAGGATGCTGATGACAATAAAAGAAGCGCTGAAGAACCATTCTTCGAGGTTTGGATGGATTCAAACAGGCTTTACAATAAGGGTTGAACGAGATTTCGCACCTCATACGAGTAATAACTTATGATGGATCCTACCTCTCCTAAGGAGATCGAGCTCATACGGTGTATGTATCCGATAGTCGAATACACGACAGTTGAAATATTCCAACGCAATTCCTAATCCGTCGTATCCCGAAAAGAATCACCTCTGAAGGCCGATTCCGACATCAATGTTCAGTTTAGCGGAATGACACCGTCCTTGTAATCATTGGTGGGACGATATTTCTCGTCGATTTAATGTTCATCACTACAGGGTGAGATGTCGACCGTGACGGATAACCTAGCAGTTCCTGAATTCCTTGAGTCAGCGAACCAACGCAGGAATCCGCTCCTTCTGATGTCGTCTATCCTACAACTTGGTGGTTGTCACCTATCGACACCCTTGACCACTTCGACGAGGCGGCGAAAGAGGAATTTGACGCAGATCTCCCACTCTATTGTCAGTCGATGAGACGGAGGTCTTCACGGACGGGTGGTTCACGGATATGCGGCCCGTCGACGACAGGACGTCCTTCGACGGCATGACTATCCACCGGACACTGGTCGTCACGGACACAGCCAGTTAGCTGGGGGAATGAGACCGTCCTCGGGTTCGTCTTCGACCTGAGGAGATGCTGTATATTACTGAGGACAGTGCAGACGACGAGTGTGCTACCAGAGAGGCCTCAGTTCGACCATTTTGAACCGCTCCAAAAAGTACTCCATTGCGCGATCGACTCAGCCCCTATCTTTATATAAAGAATATCACCAAAGATTGGGGATCCCTAAAGTGTAGTCATCCTCTCAGCATTGTTCGACAATTGTTGTATAACGAGTTGCGATATTGCCGATCATGGGTGAAATTGCATGCAATGCCCCAAATGCGATAAGAGTCTCGTAGCTTTAGAAGAGTATCACGACAAAGAGTTCGTTTGCGGTTCGTGTGGGTATTTTCCTTCCTAGGTTCTGACTGACATCGGAACGAACATTTTTTCGACTAACCGGTAAATACCAGGTCCGACCGTCGATATCATTTTCAAGCTATTACTACCGTTCATTCTTTGAACCACTACCCTAAAGAAGCAGATCGGTAGTGCATTTTTCTCCTTCTCTCTTCTTTCTCGGCGTCGACTCAGTTAAGATGGTGTCCGTTTCGACGAGTTCGAAGCCTCGTGCTTCCATCTCATCGAAGTACTGATCATCACCGATTCTACTGGTCTCGGTCACGAAGATTCCGTCCTTCTGGACGACACCGTCTGCCATGAGTTGCAATGTCACCGAGAGTGGGACGCCGACTTTGCAGCCAGACCTTCGCATCATCGAGATATCGTTCCCGTCGCGCCACGTATCAACGAATGATTTCGTCGATTCCTCAACGTCAGTCCTCAGCCGCTTTCTGTTGGTCGACGTTTCGGGATCCTTCGTTACATCATTAGTCGTGTAATGCCATACGAAGGAAACGTGTAATGGGCAGTAATTCGCCATTCGGAGTCATGGTGGGGTTCCGACCGGCTGTTCCGCCCTTCGTACAGGGTTTCCTGTCGTCCTCGCCCGATGAAGACAACGGCTCATCATCGGTGATTGCTCGTTGGTGTATGCCGTCCTTCGAACCAACAAAACTTGGCTTTGAGCCGTTTGTTTCCTTCTCGAAGCCTTTTTGTCCTCTTCCTCAAGCGCAACAAGGCGATTCAGTATTCTTCTTTGGAAGCTCTGAAGAGGTCATGGGCAGGCGAGACGAGATGGTCTCTGAACAAGAGACCATCCCTCAGAAATGTATTTGCTTGCCTACTACACCGATATACGACATCAGTTTTGCGGCACCTACGAGAGTGTCGGAATCGATCTGGGAGAAACACGTATCAATAACCTATGGATGGGGAGTTGGCCGATTGTCCGCTAGTGGCTTCTATATTTCATTATCTGCTATTATTTCCAACTATCCAATCAATGCCGATAAACAACAGTCCTGGAGATTATATATATAGAATTCCGGATGATGTACTTTAGGGCTAACTTGGCCCTATAAATGGCTCCACATTCTTTACAAGTAATGTTTTGTAATCCCTATGCAGACTGGGATGCACTCTAATTCAGAACGGATTTCACGTGATGGAGTGAGTAGTACATTCAATAGTAAACGTCTCTGTTGACCCGCCTGGAAGGCAATTGGCAGTTCCGTTTTCAATAGCTTCCTTAAGGCCTGCGTTGGGTATTGATGTCGACGGTTC includes:
- a CDS encoding RNA 2'-phosphotransferase, whose amino-acid sequence is MIRVCDDHGYFADGSCPVCGDEGEPVLNEKRRRQLSKFMSGALRHFPDDVGLSINLQGWSDFDSLIDTVTDKYAWAELRQVVAVIEADEKGRFERQDGRIRAAYGHSIDVDLEATESTVPNRLYHGTNPGALDEIFEEGLRPMSRQYVHLSETVEEARVVGRRHADSPVVLAIDASKMKQDGYEIDKRGEGTFTVKRVPAKYLERLNGPETDDQRFEQ
- a CDS encoding IS630 family transposase, with product MKRLTGITVDDLQNVLESVDDKKPAQRLFVAIAYKNGVTQSELAKWFDVERKTIYNWLTRLEERDFECAVLDEDRPGRPRKLTDEQLNELESVLQNPPTGSRFDAPAWTTELLQRFIRDQFNIDYSRPSCRRLMKEAGLNYQTPRKAAAEADVEDPQALEKKLKKLSHVWIPS
- a CDS encoding DUF4177 domain-containing protein yields the protein MGTNQRPAWEYKTIEPPKGLTKRETIDPTAELNDLGADGWELTATIDYDKGGTKLLILKRPVYDE
- a CDS encoding orc1/cdc6 family replication initiation protein — encoded protein: MGMFERDRLVFADAEPLDDSYEPEDIRERDKELAKYQRALQPIIDNRPTSNIFLYGKTGTGKTVATKFMLSHLEHDAEKYDDIDLSTVWVGCENLSSSYQVAVSLVNELRLEKGKDRISTTGYSQQRVFDILYEELDSFGDTVVIVLDEIDNIGDSDDILYGLPRARSNGYVENVQPVIVGISNDFQFRDSLSPKVKDTLAEKEILFPPYDANQLRSILEPRAEKAFHDDVLEGDVVPLCAALSAQDTGSARQAIRLLREAGELAQAEDVATVTDDHVRGAQDELEKNQLYEGMQELTTQGHVVLCALAYHEARDDVPVRSRDLYEQYVNICNQLDADSVSGRRVRDHLSDLNMLGLINVYERNEGLSAGRYHEYELNVPLDAVLNVLLSISRFEEIAESIQSNATQNDVLQSDISDY
- a CDS encoding ParA family protein; translated protein: MLAYSTYSEAGGVGKTTTAANLAVAHARAGLKPLVVPLDPQDGDLSRLFGVDDQRTDPVDNLVRHMIRRPKGEFQDLVRTVEGVDIVPEHNMLSDLAEYLQREKDQAEAMGEAFGVHAQLLRVLREANVPDEYDVLICDPPATEGPHLYNAIHATRSLVIPVEPSAKGRAAVEGLEALVAGFEEQLEIDVGVLAAVPIGFKNTRDQRTVLEEINYAIPEIVGERASLMEGSWMQQCSAFTYVREHRDRRRNYELETLAQFDRLARHLEAEVGIEAPNPPEPGDVEHEVMAP